Part of the Anaerolineales bacterium genome, CCTCGTATCACCGACGCATGTGGTGCCGATGATCCTCGAGGCCGTGGCCGAGGCCGCCGGGCGTGGCCTGCACCTGCCGCTGGTCTACAACACCGGCGGCTACGATTCGCTTGAGACCCTGGCGCTGCTGGACGGAGTGGTCGACATCTACATGCCCGATATGAAGTACGCCGAGGCGGACGTGGGGCTCCGGCTGTCCGGCGCTAAGGGCTATCCAGCCGTCAACGCCGCCGCCGTCCGGGCCATGCAGCACCAGGTCGGCGACCTGGAGATCGATGGGCGAGGCCTGGCCCAGCGCGGCTTGCTGGTGCGCCACCTGGTTCTGCCCGAGGGATTGTCCGGCACGGAGCGCATCCTGCGCTTCCTGGCGGCCGAGATCTCGCCCCACACCGCGGTGAACCTGATGGCCCAATACCGGCCTGCTTACCGGGCCGACGCCATCCCGGAATTGCGGCGGCGGACGACGGCGGCGGAGTACGACGTCGCCTGGCAGGCGGGGGTTGAGGCCGGCCTGACACGGCTGCCCCTGTGCTCTCGTTGATTGAGGGGTGAGGCCAGGGGACGGCACCCACCTTCGACGCCTGCGGGGCTGGCCCCGCACGTCACATTTCCACCCAGGGTGAGGCGGCGAGCGCTCAGTACAGGAACATCGGCAAGCCGTCGAAGCTGCGGATCCTCGGCCG contains:
- a CDS encoding radical SAM protein, whose product is MQGAGQSSVPTDDRPAFSPAYLRLLPDGGLARRAAEAQRRLLACNLCGRSCGVDRRSQLGGCRTGTTAQVASFGPHHGEEEVLRGWAGSGTIFFGSCNLHCVFCQNADISQTLGGSLMPASELAEVMLWLQARGCHNINLVSPTHVVPMILEAVAEAAGRGLHLPLVYNTGGYDSLETLALLDGVVDIYMPDMKYAEADVGLRLSGAKGYPAVNAAAVRAMQHQVGDLEIDGRGLAQRGLLVRHLVLPEGLSGTERILRFLAAEISPHTAVNLMAQYRPAYRADAIPELRRRTTAAEYDVAWQAGVEAGLTRLPLCSR